The genomic interval CGAGATCGCGCTCTATCAAGAAGCTGCGCGCGTGCTTGCGCACGTGCATGCAGCGCGCCCGCCGTCGAAGTTGGAGGGTGCGGGCGGCGCTTCTTGGCCGTTGCTCGATTACGACGCGCTCGCTCTGGAAGTGAACGCGGATCTGTTCGTCGAATGGCTCCCGCGCGCGGCAGACGTGCGCATCGACGATGCGGCGCGCGCGCGTTGGGAGCAGGTGCGCGACAATCTGATCGTGAAAGCGCTGGGTTTTCCGCGCGCGTTCACGATCCGCGATTATCATGCGGAAAATCTACTCTGGCTGCCGGAGCGCTACGGCTTGCAACGCGTCGGCCTGTTGGATTTCCAGGACGCGGTACGCGGTTGGCGCGCGTGGGATTTCGCGATGCTGTTGCATGATGCGCGGCGCGACGTGAGCCCTGCGGCGCACGAAGCCGCGATCCGCGCGTATCTCGACGCGACGGGCGCGAACGACGCCGATTTCCGTCGCGAGCTGGCGGTGCTCGGTGCGATCAACGCGATGCGCATCCTGGGCGTCTTCTCGCGCCTTGCAGGTCGTGACGGCAAACAGCGTTATCTCTCCTTCATGCCGCGCGAGTGGGGCCATCTGGCGCGCACGCTGCAGCATCCCGCACTCGAAGACACGCGCGATTTCGTCGAGAGCGTGGCGCGTCCTTATCTGGAGAAAGCCGCGTGAGCGCCACACCGCACACTGCCATGGTGCTCGCCGCTGGCCTTGGCACCCGCATGCGGCCGCTGACCAATGATCGGCCGAAGGCTCTAGTGCATGTGCGCGGTCGCGCGCTCATCGATCATGTGCTCGATCGGCTGATCGGCGCCGGCGTGAAACGCGCGGTCGTGAACGTGCATGCGTTCGCCGATTTGCTCGAAGCGCATGTGAAGCGCCGCACCGACATCGAGATCGTGATCTCCGACGAGCGTGCGCAGCTGATGGAAACCGGCGGCGGCGTGCGCCAGGCGCGGCCTTTGCTTGGCGACGATCTAATCATCGTCTGCAATATCGATAGCGTTTGGGAGGAGCCGAACGGTTCGGCGGTCGCGCGTTTGTGTGCTGGTTTCGACGCCTCACGCATGGGCGCGCGCCTGATGTTGGCGGCGATGGATGAGCAGCTCGGCTACGAAGGCGCCGGTGATTTCGTGATGGACGATGCAGGCGCGCTTGCGTTCCGTGATCAGCGTCCAAGTGCGCCGTGGGCGTATATTGGCGCGCAGATTATCGATCCGCGCATTGTCGATGACGAACCGCTTGAACCGTTCTCGTTCACGCGCGTGTGGCGCAGATTGGCGAGCGAAGGGCGGCTGCACGGCGCGCCGCTTGGCGGCTATTGGATGCATGTCGGCGATCCCGAAGCGCGCGAACAGGCTGAAGCGCGATTGACGGCGGCGGCGGCGCCAAGTCCATGAGCATGCTCTCGCTCGGGCTGCCCGAACCTTTGTTCGGCGGCCCAGCGCCGCGCCTGCGCTGTGCGCCCGCGTCGGCGCCATTTCTCGATGTGTTGGCGGACGCATTGGTCGCCGAACTCTCGCCGGAGCGCGATCCGTTCGCGCTGGCCGATGCGCTGGTGCTGCTGCCGAACCGCCGCGCCGCGCGTGGGCTGATTGACGCCTTCGCTAAGCGTTTGGGCGGCGCGGCGTTGTTACCGGCGATGCGCCCGTTGAACGATCCGTACGCCGACGACGATCCGGACGTTTGGGGCGCCGATCCGATCGCGGACGATATTCTGCCGCCGATCAACAAGCTGCAGCGGCGCATGCAACTCGCCGCGTTGATCCGCGCGCGCGACAAGTCCGAGAACGGCGTCGAAGATCCAGCGCGCGCTTTGGCGCTGGCCGATGAGCTGGGCAAGCTACTCGACAGCGCCTCGACTGTGGATCACGTCGATTGGAAGAAGCTGCCGAAGCTGGTCGAAGAGATCGAACTTGCGCGGCATTGGCAAAGCTCCGCCGCGTTCCTCGATATCATTGCCACCTTTTGGCCGGAGCATCTGAAGGAGCGCGGCCAAAGCGATCCGGTCGAGCATGGCGCGGCGTTGCGTCGTGCGCTCGCGGCGCGCTGGAAAGCCAAGCCGCCGACGCGGCCTGTGATCATCGCGGGTTCGACTGGCTCGATCGCGACGACGCGGGAGCTGATGCGCGTGGTGTCGCGCTTGCCGCGCGGCGTGGTCGTGCTGCCGGGGATCGATGTCGATCTGGATGACAGCTCGTGGCGCATGGTCGGCGATCAGCATCCGCAACACGCGTTGAAGGCGACGCTGTCGGCGCTTGGCGTGGAGCGCGATGCCGTGCCGCTGTTGCGCCTGGAGGATGAACGCGGCCGCGCACGGCGTGTGTTGATGCGCGAAGCTCTAGCGCCGGCGGAGAAGACAGCGGATTGGCTTGCGCGCTTGGATGCGGCTGGCGGCACGGATTTCGTGCGTGAAGGCGCGAGCGGTTTGCGCCTGCTCGAAGCCGCGACCGAAGACGAAGAAGCGATGGCGATCGCGCTTCTGGTGCGCGAGGCGCTGGAGAAGCCGGACGGCAGTGCGGCCATCGTGACGCCGGATGCGGCTTTGGCGCGGCGGATCGAATCTAAGCTCGCGCGCTGGGGTATTGAGCCGAACGTCTCGCATGGCCTGCCGCTGCGCGAGACTGATGCAGGGCGCTTGGTGGCGTTGCTCTGCGAGTTGGCGCGCGATCCCGGCGAGCCGGTGGCGCTGGCGGCGTTGCTGAAGCATCCGCGTGTCGGCTTGGCGCGAGACGCGGCGGCGTTGACGGTGCTGGAGCACAAGGGTCTGCGCGGGCCGCGCCGTTATGATTCACTCGGTGAACTCGCGACGCTCGATCAGCGCGTTGAGATCAAAGCGTGGGACGGCGCGCGCGGCATTGTGGAGATGGTCGCTGCAGCGTTGAAGCCGCTCACCGAGCTGATGTCGCATCGCCAAGTCTCGCTCGCCGAGTTTGCCGACGCACTCACGCAATCGGCCGAGAAGCTAACAGCGTTCGACGTCTGGCAAGGCCGCGACGGCGAAGCGGTGGCGACGCTATTGCGCGAAGCGAACGAGCATGGCGGCGAACTTGGCGAGATGGAAGCGCACGCGGCGCCGCGCGTGATGTTGCGCTTGATGGATGGTCGCGAAGTGCCGCCGCTGCAAACCAGCGGCGATGCGCGCGTGGCGATTTGGGGGCTGCTCGAAGCGCGATTGCAGCGGCGCGATTTGATGATCCTGGCCGGCCTGAACGAGGGCGTGTGGCCGGCGCCGCCCGGCGAAGACCCGTTCCTCTCGCGCGCGATGCGGGCGAAATTGGGCTTGCTGTCCGTCGATGCGCGCATTGGCTTGGCCGCGCACGATTTCGCGCAGCTCGCCAACGCGCCGAACGTGGTGCTGTCGCGCGCCCTGCGGCGCGACGGGTCGCCGACGCTCGCGTCACGCTGGCTGTGGCGTTTGAAGACGTTGGTGCAGGGCGCGCAAGCGGAGCTGCAATCGGCCAACGAGTTTATCGAGTACGCCCGCGCACTCGATAAACCCGCCGCGATTAATCCCGCAAAGCCGCCCAAGCCACGTCCACCGGCCGGCAAGCGCTTGACGCAAGTGAGCGTGACGACGGTGGAGACGTTGATCCGCGATCCATATGCAGTCTATGCGCGGCGGATTTTAAAGCTGGATCATCTCCTGCCGATCGGTGCGCCGGCAGGGCCCGCCGAGCGCGGCACAGCCGTGCATGCGGCGATCGAGAAGTTTGAGGATGGCGACGATCCCGCGAAGCTCACGTGGCTGCTGGATGAGGCGCTGCGCTTGCACGGCATTTCACCCGAACGCCGCGCGGCTGAGCGGGAGCGCCTAGGCGTATCGGTCGCGGCGTTGATCGCGTGGTTCGATGAACGACGCGCGCGCAACGCAACCGTGTTTCGCGAAGTCTTCGGCAAGATGGACGTCGATGGCGTAGAATTGCGTGGCATCGCGGATCGCATCGAGATTGGCGCAGGGCACGCCGCGATCCTCGATTTCAAAACAGGTGCGCCGCCGACCGACAAGCAAGTCAGTACGGGCTTGTCGCCACAGCTTTTGCTCGAAGCGGCAATGCTCGCGCGGGGCGTCTTTAAAGATGAAGCGCGCGGGATCGTCGTGCCGCGCGCTGACGTCACCGAACTGATCTATTGGCGTTTCGGCAATTCCGATCCCACGCCACGCGCGGTCAGTCTCGAGGATAGCCCGCATGAAGCCGGCGAGAAGGCGCTCTCTTCGTTGCGCGGTTTGCTCGCGCGTTATGCGGACGAAGCCCAAGCGTTTCTTTCCAAGCCGCGCGTGCAATTCATCAAGCCGTATGCGGAGTATGATCATCTCGCGCGGCGCAAGGAATGGGCCGACGAAAAGGGCGATGAGTAATGAACGCCCCGCTTGACGCCCTACAAGAAGCGAACGCCAGCCAGGGCTTGGCGGCGAACCCGTCATACTCCGTGTTCGTCACCGCGAACGCAGGATCTGGCAAGACAAAGGTGCTGGTCGATCGCATCGCGCGATTGCTGCTCGAGGGTTCAAAGCCATCCGCGTTTCTCTGCATCACCTACACGAAGGCCGCGGCCGCTGAGATGCAGCGCCGACTATTCGAACGCCTCGGCGGTTGGTGCGTCGCCGACGACAAAACGCTCGCAACGGAGCTGGCGAAGCTCGGGGCGCCAGACGCCAATCTCGGTCAAGCGCGCGCTCTGTTCGCACAGGCGCTGGAAACGCCGGGCGGTTTGAAGATTCAAACCATTCACGCCTTCTGTGAACGCGTGTTGGCGCGCTTCCCATTGGAAGCTGGCGTGTCGCCGGGCTTTGACATTGCCGACGAAGCGCGCGCGGCGGCGTTGTTGGGGCAAGCGCGTGCGGATGCGGCCTTGGCGCCTGATGCGCCGCGCGAGGCGTTCCGGCGTTTCGCGGCGCGGCTGCATGGCGAGGCATTGGAAGGTTTGCTCGATCGCTTGGCATTGCGCCGCGGCGAGTTTCACAATTACGCGCAACGCTACCAGGGCGAGTTGTTCGCACAGCAATCCCTGCGCGACCGGCACGGCGTCACCCAGAGCGCGGAAGATTTCATCCGCGAGTTCTTACGGCCGTGGCGCTGGAATGATCTGCGCGAAGCGGCGACGAAGCTGGCCGAGGGCAGCACGCAAGATGTCGCGACTGGGGAGCGCCTACGCGCAGTGCTGGCGTGCGTGGAGCGCAACGATCATGCGGGCGCGATGGCCGGCTGTTTCGCGCTGGCGCTGACCGGCGACGGCGCGCTGCGTGCGAGTTTCGCGACGAAGCCGACGCAGAAGGCGCATCCTTGGCTTGAGCCTCTTGTGCGTGAGCTGTCCGAGGCAACGGCAGATGCACGAGATCGTTTGAATGCGATCGAGCGTGCGGAAGATTCGATCGCCGCGCTTGCGCTCGCGCTGAAACTCGACCAAGCGTATGCCGACGCGAAGAAGCGCGCCGGCGCGCTCGATTTCGACGATCTGATCGAACACGCGCAGGCGCTGTTGCAGCGCTCCGAGGCCGCGCCTTGGGTGCTCTACAAGCTTGACGGTGGCTTGGATCACATTCTGATCGATGAAGGGCAGGACACGAGTCCCACGCAATGGAATCTGATCGCGCCGCTGCAGGATGAATTCTTCGCTGGCGCAGGCGCGCGTGAGATGCCGCGCACGATCTTTGCGGTCGGCGATCCCAAGCAGAGCATTTACGCGTTCCAAGGCGCCGATCCGCGCCGCTTCTTGAATGAAGCGCAAGAGCTGTCGCGGCGCGCGCATAGGGCGGAAATGCTGTTCGTCGCGCCGGAATTGCGCACGTCGTTCCGCACGGCGCCCGAAGTGCTGGAGGCGGTGGACGCGACGATGGCCGGCAAGCCGCTTGTTGCTGGCAATCCTGGCGCGCATGACGAGATCAAGCATTTGGCGGCGCGTGCCAAGGAAAGCGGCGTCGTTGAAGTGTGGCCATGGACGCCGCGTCCAATCGTGGCGGACGCCAAGCCTTGGGACGCGCCGCAGGATGTCGAGACCGGCGCCAGCGTGCACGCGATCCTCGCCAAAGCGATCGCGCAGCGCGTCAAGACGATGATCGAGACGCGCGAAGCCGTCTGGGACAAGGGTGCGTTGCGACCGGTGCGTGCGGGCGACGTGTTGGCGCTGGTGCGCACGCGCGGCGCCATGTTCCGCGAACTGATTAAAGCGTTCAAGCGTACGGGCCTGCCGGTGGCGGGCGCCGACCGCATGGTGTTGCGCGATGAATTGGCGGTCGAGGATTGTTTGGCGCTGATGCAAGTCGCGCTCGATCCGGCCGACGATTTGGCGTTGGCGTGCGTGCTGAAGGGGCCGTGGTGCAATCTCGTTGATGACGACGCGGATCTGTTTCCGCTGGCGTACGGCCGCGACAAGGGCGAGCGGCTGATCGATCGCTTAATGGCGAGCACGGAAGAAAAGTATGCCGCCGCGCGTGCCTTCGTCACGGAGTTGATCGCACGCAAAGGCGCGGATGCGTTTGCGTTTCTGAGCTGGGCGCTGGAGACGCAGCAGGGCGGCGGGCCGTCTGGCTGGGCGCGCGTGTTTGCGCGGCTGGGGCCGGAGACGCGCGATCCGTTGGAAGAATTGTTGCAGCGTGCGTTGAAGCCCGCGGGGCACGTTGCGCCGACTTTGCAGCGCTTCTTGTATGATATTGAGCTCGACGCGGGGCAGGTAAAGCGCGAGCTGGAGGCCGAGACGGGCGCGGTGCGCGTGATGACGGTGCACGGCGCCAAGGGGCTTGAGGCGCCGGTGGTGATTTTGCCGGACGCGACCGGCGACGTCGCCGATGCGCCAGACAATGGCTTGATCTTCGATGACGAGGATGGGCCGTTCGTGTCGTTCCGAGGCAAGGACGATGATCGCGCTGTTGCCGGTGCGCGCGCTGCGCATGAAGTGCGCATGTTGGGCGAGCATTGGCGCTTGCTCTATGTGGCGATGACGCGCGCGCGCGATCGGCTGATCGTGTGTGGCACGCAATTCGGCAACGCGAAGCTTGGTGAAGCGCCGGAAAGCTGGCGGGCTGCTGTGCAGGAAGGTTTATCCAAGCTTGGCGCTGAAGCTTTTGAGACGCCGTTCGGTGAAGGTTTGCGCTATGGCAAGCCGCTGTTTGCTGATGCGCAGACAATAGCGCCGTGTGTTGAATCCGTGCTGCCAGTTTGGGCGCGCACGCCTGCGCCGGGTGGCAAGCGTGTGGAGATTGCCGCGCCGTCGCGTGTGGCGCGCGTGAACCCGGCTTTGTTTTCGCCGCGCGGCGATGGGCAGAAAAGGTTTCGGCGCGGGCAGATGATCCACGGCCTGCTGCAACGTCTGCCCGAGATCGAGGAAGCGCGGCGCGAAGCGGCGGCGTTGGCGTGGCTGGCGCGGCAGGGCGTCGATGATGCCGAGGCCGCGGAGTTTGCGCGCGAGGCGATGCGCGTCGCGGCGGATAAGCGCTTCGCGCCGGTGTTCGGGCCGAACAGCCGCGCCGAAGCGCCAATCGTCGGCGACGCGGCGGGCAAGCCGGTGCGCGGTATTGTGGACCGCATCGTCGTGGAAGATTCGCGCGTGCTCGTGCTCGACTTCAAAACCGATCG from Vitreimonas flagellata carries:
- a CDS encoding aminoglycoside phosphotransferase family protein — its product is MERSEALAKLLGETGFADAERVPLAGDASTRRYERLTLPHRRAILMDAPKSAESAPCPPGATPAERRTMGWNATSRLAASRVEAFVAVAAYLESLGLAPPRIYGADCDAGYAVIEDLGDGLYANVIPDGVDEIALYQEAARVLAHVHAARPPSKLEGAGGASWPLLDYDALALEVNADLFVEWLPRAADVRIDDAARARWEQVRDNLIVKALGFPRAFTIRDYHAENLLWLPERYGLQRVGLLDFQDAVRGWRAWDFAMLLHDARRDVSPAAHEAAIRAYLDATGANDADFRRELAVLGAINAMRILGVFSRLAGRDGKQRYLSFMPREWGHLARTLQHPALEDTRDFVESVARPYLEKAA
- a CDS encoding nucleotidyltransferase family protein, with the protein product MSATPHTAMVLAAGLGTRMRPLTNDRPKALVHVRGRALIDHVLDRLIGAGVKRAVVNVHAFADLLEAHVKRRTDIEIVISDERAQLMETGGGVRQARPLLGDDLIIVCNIDSVWEEPNGSAVARLCAGFDASRMGARLMLAAMDEQLGYEGAGDFVMDDAGALAFRDQRPSAPWAYIGAQIIDPRIVDDEPLEPFSFTRVWRRLASEGRLHGAPLGGYWMHVGDPEAREQAEARLTAAAAPSP
- the addB gene encoding double-strand break repair protein AddB, which encodes MSMLSLGLPEPLFGGPAPRLRCAPASAPFLDVLADALVAELSPERDPFALADALVLLPNRRAARGLIDAFAKRLGGAALLPAMRPLNDPYADDDPDVWGADPIADDILPPINKLQRRMQLAALIRARDKSENGVEDPARALALADELGKLLDSASTVDHVDWKKLPKLVEEIELARHWQSSAAFLDIIATFWPEHLKERGQSDPVEHGAALRRALAARWKAKPPTRPVIIAGSTGSIATTRELMRVVSRLPRGVVVLPGIDVDLDDSSWRMVGDQHPQHALKATLSALGVERDAVPLLRLEDERGRARRVLMREALAPAEKTADWLARLDAAGGTDFVREGASGLRLLEAATEDEEAMAIALLVREALEKPDGSAAIVTPDAALARRIESKLARWGIEPNVSHGLPLRETDAGRLVALLCELARDPGEPVALAALLKHPRVGLARDAAALTVLEHKGLRGPRRYDSLGELATLDQRVEIKAWDGARGIVEMVAAALKPLTELMSHRQVSLAEFADALTQSAEKLTAFDVWQGRDGEAVATLLREANEHGGELGEMEAHAAPRVMLRLMDGREVPPLQTSGDARVAIWGLLEARLQRRDLMILAGLNEGVWPAPPGEDPFLSRAMRAKLGLLSVDARIGLAAHDFAQLANAPNVVLSRALRRDGSPTLASRWLWRLKTLVQGAQAELQSANEFIEYARALDKPAAINPAKPPKPRPPAGKRLTQVSVTTVETLIRDPYAVYARRILKLDHLLPIGAPAGPAERGTAVHAAIEKFEDGDDPAKLTWLLDEALRLHGISPERRAAERERLGVSVAALIAWFDERRARNATVFREVFGKMDVDGVELRGIADRIEIGAGHAAILDFKTGAPPTDKQVSTGLSPQLLLEAAMLARGVFKDEARGIVVPRADVTELIYWRFGNSDPTPRAVSLEDSPHEAGEKALSSLRGLLARYADEAQAFLSKPRVQFIKPYAEYDHLARRKEWADEKGDE
- the addA gene encoding double-strand break repair helicase AddA — protein: MNAPLDALQEANASQGLAANPSYSVFVTANAGSGKTKVLVDRIARLLLEGSKPSAFLCITYTKAAAAEMQRRLFERLGGWCVADDKTLATELAKLGAPDANLGQARALFAQALETPGGLKIQTIHAFCERVLARFPLEAGVSPGFDIADEARAAALLGQARADAALAPDAPREAFRRFAARLHGEALEGLLDRLALRRGEFHNYAQRYQGELFAQQSLRDRHGVTQSAEDFIREFLRPWRWNDLREAATKLAEGSTQDVATGERLRAVLACVERNDHAGAMAGCFALALTGDGALRASFATKPTQKAHPWLEPLVRELSEATADARDRLNAIERAEDSIAALALALKLDQAYADAKKRAGALDFDDLIEHAQALLQRSEAAPWVLYKLDGGLDHILIDEGQDTSPTQWNLIAPLQDEFFAGAGAREMPRTIFAVGDPKQSIYAFQGADPRRFLNEAQELSRRAHRAEMLFVAPELRTSFRTAPEVLEAVDATMAGKPLVAGNPGAHDEIKHLAARAKESGVVEVWPWTPRPIVADAKPWDAPQDVETGASVHAILAKAIAQRVKTMIETREAVWDKGALRPVRAGDVLALVRTRGAMFRELIKAFKRTGLPVAGADRMVLRDELAVEDCLALMQVALDPADDLALACVLKGPWCNLVDDDADLFPLAYGRDKGERLIDRLMASTEEKYAAARAFVTELIARKGADAFAFLSWALETQQGGGPSGWARVFARLGPETRDPLEELLQRALKPAGHVAPTLQRFLYDIELDAGQVKRELEAETGAVRVMTVHGAKGLEAPVVILPDATGDVADAPDNGLIFDDEDGPFVSFRGKDDDRAVAGARAAHEVRMLGEHWRLLYVAMTRARDRLIVCGTQFGNAKLGEAPESWRAAVQEGLSKLGAEAFETPFGEGLRYGKPLFADAQTIAPCVESVLPVWARTPAPGGKRVEIAAPSRVARVNPALFSPRGDGQKRFRRGQMIHGLLQRLPEIEEARREAAALAWLARQGVDDAEAAEFAREAMRVAADKRFAPVFGPNSRAEAPIVGDAAGKPVRGIVDRIVVEDSRVLVLDFKTDRPAPTDPAAAPDAYVLQLALYRAVLRKIFPAKAVSCALLWTEAPYLMDLPEDRLDAVFANFAAG